The genome window gatcgatactaCTTTAAGATGTGTAGggtgaatatgaagctacaaccagcagctgATGCActtaacttagcataaagactggaaacaaggggaaacagctagcctggctctaacaaaatctgcctacatGCACCCAAAGCTCTCTAAtttacatgttatatcttgtttgtatAATCCATACAAAAAAAGTGTAAACTACAATTTGAAAAACAACCAGGTAACCAGCTGCTTTCTGTAGCTTCATTTTTACTAGACAgatatgaaagtggtatcaatttATTTCATGTAACTCTCAGCCAGAGAGGGAATAAacatttttcccaaaatatcaaactattcctttaagtacGACAGCCAGCTGGACTAAACAAAGactaaataaatttaaataagtGATccttcataaaaacaaacaaacagtaggCCTATGCTGTGGAAAAGTTATATTTTTGTGAGACAGCACAGTACCTTTGCTCATATCACAAAAGACCATAAAGGGCTCCGATCCGTTGGGTCTGATGGCGTACACGCCGCTGACTCGCTCCCCTCTGTTGAACAGCTCACTGCAGTCTGGCGGCAGatctattaaaaaataatcacacacaGAATGTGTTCCCAATTTAGCAGCAATGTAGTAATCTACAGCAGAGAAGTTGGTGTATACCAATGTCTAAGAGGTCACCAGTTCAGATCAGTAGCATTAGCGGGAAAAATGTGTGTAGGATAATTGATTTAATTGCTCAGTAAGTAGTAAGTCTGCGGATGCATCAGGCAGCTGTGACTCTATGaaactgtgtaaatgtgaagcagaaAATTGCTGGAAATTGCCTGGACACATTCTTAAATAATGAGCACTGGCACAGCAAGATTAGATACTTGACCTTTGTGCTTGCTGAAACACACTGTATGCCAAATAAAGATAGTAAATCATAATATCACTCTCCGCattatgtcatgttttattatcCATCTTACTCATCATTCCGGCGCTGTGGGTGGAGCTGGAGGTCAGATAAGGGGTGAGTGTTGGTGCTTCATTGGTGAACATTTCAGACATCCTCTCGATGGTCTCTTGGGCAAATGTGTTGGCTGTAAGCTGGGGAAATTGTTAGGGAAACACTTTAGCTTGCAGACATAATCTCCCTGACTCCAGAGAAATATTGTGGATTAAATAGCAACTCCACACATATTAAACTTTGGGTTGTTATTTTGCAAAAGTAAAAATTTTTCCAGATGTTTCACTGTTAGAATATGAATTTTAAGGCTCTCAAGACCaaggaaaatgcaaatatacTCAGGCACTGGCTGagattattaaaaatatgaacagCTCCTTTCATCATTTCTGCACCTACCAAAGATTTAAAGTCCAAATTATATAGTAGAGCAGCCTGGCTCCATTAAAGTTTCTTTCATTGCAATGCCATGATGTTGACAGCTCATTACTCAAAAAGCAGGCAAAATCCTTTAAATTTTCAGgaaaaaatgctgaatttttttcaacaacaaaGTAAAAGGCCATTCACTTCTAACACATTACAGTGCATTACTGTACAACTACCTTTTCCTCCAGAGCCTTTATCTTTATCCTCTGGTGGTTGAGCTGGTCACTCTGCTCCCTCACAGCTTTCAGCAGCTCTGTGATGCTTTGATCTTGGCTGTGGATCACCGcctgacaaaagaaaaaagtgggACCTATTAAAGGGtaggttcataatttttttcaagtctgtcttagaACAGTGAGGttcccatatgaacactgaaacagtttttgctCACTTCCTGTTCATTTTAACCATTAAAAGAACCCatccaaatgtgctttcaatgtaagtgatgggggacaagaTCCACAGTCctgtatttaagtttatttatatgtatctGAAGATGATAAGAGGCTTCAACTGTcgaaattccctctttgtgtttccttggacagtgtttccctgttgagttgGGATGAAATTATCAtaataaaaagagggactttggcactaaaaagactgtaacattgaaagatattgagttaatttgactaatttggacgactgaagcttcatactagcttcagatgaacttttaaatacatttttgcacagaaggaggactgtggattttttcccccatcacttacattgaaagcacatttggatGGGTTCTTCTAACGGttaatatgaacaggaggaatgattacagtctgactgttgttttaggacaggaCAGAACCGGTTATTTAATTGTTGTTATAAttgcttttacttttgtttattttcctgtctgtgtatcatgcatatgtatgtatgaatgtatgtatgtatgtatgtatgtatgtatacttgtttttgtatgtgtctaTTTTATCCTATTTTATTCCAGCACTTTgtaattgtgtgttttaaaaagtgctatataaataaaattattattattattattattatactctATAAAAGACTTTGGGTGGGTACTAGCAGTCATATGTTGAGAGAACATGTTGGACATTACACAAAACATTGtgtaaacagataaaaacagatgcTATTTCTTGAATATTATCCCACATCAGTGTGTATATAAAGCATATTCTGACACACAGTTAAAAGTTTGTTTCAAACTATTTTAACAAAGAACCATTGACAGTTATAATGCAAGTATATAATGAGCAATGGAGATTTGTATTGGCTTCAAAATTCTTCAGTTTTAAATTTCTCCCTAAGCTTAAAAGTAGCTGAAGAATAGACAGCCTGTAGAGAACTTGCCATCCTACCTGGAAGGATTTCATATGTTAAGGATTGCATTATCTAAAGGATTTTTTAAAGGCATTTCCACATcagcatgaagaaaaaaattccAGGAACAGGAACTCCAGGTGACTCACCCTAAGGCCGTTGATCTCTGCCGCTTGCTCGCCAGTCACCAGGCCCTGTAGCAGACCGCTCAGCTTCTCCTCCAGTCCCTCCACCTTGTTCTGTAGCCGATTCTTCTCCTGCAGAATGTTGTCCACCTTGGAGTTGATCTCAACAGATAGGCCCTTGATCTCCTCATTGTTGGCCTTCAGTACCACCGTggtcttcttcagctcctcttcttcctccttgaTCTCACTGGCCAGCACAGACAGCTGGTAGAAAGAGTGGTCGAAGATGTTGATCTTCTGGAAGATGTCATTTATCTGTCCTTTTGTCTTCTGCACAAACTCCCGCAGGCTCTGACCCAGTTGGAGGAGGCCGTTCGCCAGTAGACGCACATCGTCCAGAGCGGCAAAACGGGAGCGGGTTTCAACAGGAGCCTCAGGCTGGGCGACAGTTGGTTCCTCTTTGTCACAGAGGACGGGGACACAGGCAGCAGCCAGCACAAACAAAAAGGGAATTAgtgttattttcatgttgttgtcGTGCTGCTTCTCCAGCTGTGTGTCGATGATGTCAGGGGAACAACTGGCcgccctctccctcctctgtcacTGGATGAGGAGCTGCTGGGTGAAGGTCCTGAGCTTTATACAGTGTCAGGAATCAGGTTAATGATTAACTGGATCATTTGGTCCAACATGCAGGAGAAAGTTTCCTCCTGCTGAGTGGAATAAGACTTAATATTCAGCTAGATACAGTATGACAAATTTTTATGATTAGTTTTGATATAATCAtcacattaaatgttaattCACTGCTTAGTATCTTCATCTGTTGCAGAGATTTAACAGAATACAATAgtgctaaaatcatttaatgaAGATTAAGAATATTgtgcatttcattttacattatgATGAGATTTTCTGCATCAAATAGGCTCAGCCCAGTTCGCAATGCTTACAATTTTCCTGCATTTAGACTGAACACATAACTTGCACCCACCAGGTTCCATttacacagtcatttaattttttatctaCCTGcagcacactttttttttggctttttttttgcttttattcaaCTGATATGTGACAGAGTGGACATAGGGTGAGAACATGCAAGAAAGGTGCCCGGTCAGAACCCAACCATGGACATTGCACTTCTATGATATGTGTCTTCACAACCTAACAACGCAAACAACCAaaggatattttttttctctgagctcGGACAGCATGACACAGTGTTTTCACCTGACCCGTAGTTACCTGTGCTGAGGCCACAGCTGGTGTCTGTTATTGTTGTGTGACtggtttatttttaaacaggAAGGTGACCCAGTTTACATATAGAGTGGATTGAGAAATATGACTTACAAGTTCATGGTTTTGCAATGTTTTGTGTCATTGATTTTGATACTGATGTGTTTAATATATAGATCCATGTAATGCATCTAATGTGGCTGAGCAGCAGTCTTCTGTCAGTCTAAAGACAAAAATGCCACCTGATACAAAATGTTGCCTCTTATTGATAAGAGGAATTGTTGCTTTAGTGTCCTGCAGTGAGACATCATTCCATTCAGCAGCCTGCAAGAAAGGTTGACCTCTGTTTCTACAGCACCACCCACTCCAACTTTCACTCTacagccacacatacacacacacacacacacataatgcaaGAAAACTCATTTGTGGTGCACACACCCTTGCAATTTTCAGCTGGATTATGATGAAGTAAGATATCCTGTGACTACCTATCCACAAAGGGTGATAACCCTGCAGGTTCTTCTCTGTTAAATGTTAACTACCCATATGAGAGCAGGGTTGCGTGAGCCCCACAGTGTGtacacagtaaacacacttcACAACCCTGACTTCAGCCTGGGGCCCTGCTTTCTGAAGGTGAAATATATGGGTGTACAGTGACCCACTTTTATGAAACCTCTAACAGCAGCCGGCACAATCTAGCTTCAAAGAATACAGGGCTTATAGAGGCCGTGATGAGTGCAAGAGGCTTGAATGATAAACAAAGAAAGGGAGGAGTGAGGCAGTGActgttaaatgtcaaaaatggtTTAGGATTGAATTTGACCAGAGCCACATCCTGTGTGAACAGCATCATGTAAACAAGTGGTAAGCCTGGACACATGCTGAcaattaaatcatgttttttgttttctcacagcTTTCTATGATATTCAGCCTCTCCTGCTTAGGAAGAAGGTCAGTGTCATGCAGGAGGTCAGTGCTCTGGTTTTATGGAATATCTCATCAAGAGGCAACAGTTAGTCTGCCTACAAAGAGGGATGTGTCTGACAAACATGCTGCAGAATTGTGCAGATGTATCACTCTCAGTACTTCTGACTTAAGATTTATTTCTGCGTCATGCCACATGCAGAATTCTTTAAATATTAGGGCACTactggaaagtaactaagagTTACTGTTTTAACTTAAGGAACAACTGTTAgttaatttccattttctgctactttatacgTCTACTCTGCTACATTTCAGTTACATTTATACAGTAACAGCTTTACCTTGCTTCCTGTGACTGctcaaaataatatta of Thunnus thynnus chromosome 12, fThuThy2.1, whole genome shotgun sequence contains these proteins:
- the LOC137193841 gene encoding angiopoietin-related protein 3-like, whose product is MKITLIPFLFVLAAACVPVLCDKEEPTVAQPEAPVETRSRFAALDDVRLLANGLLQLGQSLREFVQKTKGQINDIFQKINIFDHSFYQLSVLASEIKEEEEELKKTTVVLKANNEEIKGLSVEINSKVDNILQEKNRLQNKVEGLEEKLSGLLQGLVTGEQAAEINGLRAVIHSQDQSITELLKAVREQSDQLNHQRIKIKALEEKLTANTFAQETIERMSEMFTNEAPTLTPYLTSSSTHSAGMMNLPPDCSELFNRGERVSGVYAIRPNGSEPFMVFCDMSKDHGATVIQRRRDGSVNFDQTWEKYENGFGDFQGEFWLGLRKIHSLAAQGNSVLHIQLEDWKQSRRFFEYRFYLGGPESNYTIHLTHLSGDLPDPMSNHTGMMFSTKDRDNDKNQDSNCAYNYTGGWWFNACGDTNLNGRYFHMRPKGRSERRRGIQWRPARKASDSLKFTQISVHPAAPHSTASSTSASSETGVLTYHYRHSPVKILNTNQQYI